In one window of Drosophila innubila isolate TH190305 chromosome 2L unlocalized genomic scaffold, UK_Dinn_1.0 4_B_2L, whole genome shotgun sequence DNA:
- the LOC117779609 gene encoding uncharacterized protein LOC117779609, which translates to MGFDMERRRSMCFEHSDEEDEDHMRRISMCFSIDISDRVKKQNRFHNQVTATDRNSRNPGGGLFGNVKDSRPKRSFSSFTVPNKFFADGRDVQHRYDKYNGRSTEYRRMPDSWSRDHYDPDSYQRYNNRQITMESYDYSRPLKSLRTERNYNSPRYEEPIERPRKKHYPQRNAYGHEALREPIPGIVLKKKTGRPEKLFEKNVDHYNCNFPTKHLNNYVLHEFSEPNRNSHRRKSGYSGRDYEPYYETIPRANSESCYYNNRPTTREYDSEYYGYKSPPIRMKSVEFFDQDCEIPYNILKRPRNIERRNRFVDNQPCLRLSSVDIPYKKAQETMF; encoded by the exons ATGGGTTTTGACATGGAGAGAAGGCGGAGCATGTGCTTTGAGCACTCCGATGAGGAGGACGAGGATCACATGCGAAGAATATCGATGTGTTTCAGTATTGACATCTCGGACAgagtaaaaaaacaaaatcgatTCCACAACCAAGTCACAGCTACAGACCGAAACT CACGCAATCCAGGCGGTGGTCTATTTGGAAATGTAAAAGACAGTCGCCCGAAGAGAAGCTTCTCGTCTTTTACAGtgccaaataaattttttgccgATGGTCGAGATGTTCAACATAGATACGATAAATATAATGGAAGGTCGACAGAATATCGCAGAATGCCCGACAGTTGGTCAAGAGATCATTATGATCCGGATAGTTATCAAAGATATAATAATAGACAAATAACAATGGAGTCCTACGATTATTCAAGGCCATTAAAATCTCTCCGTACAGAAAGAAACTACAATTCTCCAAGATATGAAGAACCCATTGAGAGGCCACGAAAAAAGCATTATCCTCAAAGAAATGCGTACGGTCATGAAGCATTAAGGGAACCAATTCCTGGGATTGttcttaagaaaaaaacaggGCGACCTGAGaagctttttgaaaagaaTGTAGACCATTATAATTGTAACTTTCCTACAAAGCATCTAAATAATTATGTTCTACACGAATTCAGTGAACCAAACAGAAATTCGCACAGAAGAAAGTCAGGTTACTCAGGCAGGGATTATGAACCATATTATGAAACTATCCCAAGGGCAAATTCCGAAAGCTGTTACTATAATAATCGGCCTACGACGAGAGAATACGACTCTGAATATTACGGCTATAAATCGCCACCTATTCGAATGAAATCGGTAGAGTTTTTCGATCAAGATTGTGAGATaccatataatatattaaaaaggcCGCGGAATATTGAGCGTAGAAATAGATTTGTGGATAATCAGCCATGTCTACGACTTTCATCTGTGGATATTCCGTACAAAAAAGCGCAGGAAACGATGTTTTGA
- the LOC117782331 gene encoding uncharacterized protein LOC117782331 — protein sequence MMKCCHVHLSDRRQFEASSGFPNTKLTVEAPSYCSFATEDQANFTNRNSSFCLTRKISRIVRASAPRRTSCRSSCSTESFAAPGKTCCAPKEQEESPCSTENLACPIKKTCCSFCEPQSENLKNSSCYPSPMKTDCCSSSQPQKEYPKKTAFCAPKMKNSKQTYCQSTGCKTDIPKRTCHPCEGDVVCSRKTDSGSSSEKTSCCASCTNEMLLNQNKPSTINVCLKICTADGDLLDPGRITATLETPPEGPKKLCGSDNILTSTSPSGTLSKCCKNSSSKSSIFKSDCKQVPSSGSLTRSTCDCKKDCDFKNVGSTSRFSHKDSHQLETSDSCTVCSENNFINVRTDRSSSRPGSNTSCITPRVPKPILSTSKKSTSQCCTPYNKKSMEKLNWNKCPSQVKIQCKCTNKDIREEKLLCKEKSSKRKDCCGWKNRSEQEKCTKKDAREECPIQKSYPEVSKNAKNAVQPKKTVL from the exons ATGATGAAGTGCTGCCATGTCCATCTGTCCGACCGAAG ACAGTTCGAAGCGTCATCTGGTTTTCCAAATACCAAACTGACTGTTGAAGCTCCCAGCTATTGCAGCTTTGCCACTGAGGATCAAGCAAATTTCACAAATAGAAACAGTTCTTTCTGTCTGACCagaaaaatttcaagaatTGTACGTGCCAGTGCTCCAAGGAGGACAAGCTGCAGGTCTTCCTGTTCTACAGAGAGTTTTGCTGCTCCAGGCAAGACCTGTTGTGCTCCCAAAGAACAAGAAGAATCTCCCTGTTCTACAGAGAATCTAGCATGTCCAATAAAGAAAACCTGCTGCAGCTTTTGTGAGCCACAAAGCGAAAATCTCAAGAATTCTTCTTGTTATCCAAGTCCTATGAAGACTGACTGCTGTTCTTCCTCTCAGCCCCAAAAAGAATACCCCAAGAAGACCGCTTTCTGTGCtcccaaaatgaaaaattcaaaGCAGACCTATTGTCAATCTACCGGTTGTAAAACAGACATTCCGAAAAGGACCTGTCATCCATGCGAAGGGGATGTCGTCTGTTCGAGGAAGACTGACAGCGGCTCTTCCTCTGAGAAGACCTCTTGTTGTGCTTCCTGCACAAACGAGATGCTtctcaatcaaaataaaccaagTACAATTAATGTGTGCCTGAAAATATGCACTGCTGATGGCGATTTGCTGGATCCAGGCAGAATCACAGCCACGTTGGAGACACCTCCTGAGGGGCCTAAGAAGCTTTGTGGCTCTGACAACATCTTGACTTCAACTTCTCCCAGTGGAACGTTGTCGAAATGCTGCAAGAATTCAAGCAGTAAAagttcaattttcaaaagtgATTGTAAACAGGTTCCGTCTTCTGGGAGTTTAACAAGGTCTACTTGCGACTGCAAAAAGGATTGTGATTTCAAAAATGTGGGATCTACTTCCCGTTTCAGTCACAAGGACTCACATCAATTGGAAACAAGCGATTCTTGCACCGTTTGTTCAgaaaataactttataaatgtGCGAACTGATCGGTCAAGTAGTCGACCTGGAAGTAATACATCTTGTATAACCCCAAGAGTTCCCAAGCCCATACTGTCAACATCCAAAAAGAGTACTTCCCAATGTTGCACCCCTTACAATAAGAAAAGCATGGAAAAACTCAACTGGAACAAGTGTCCTTCTCAAGTGAAAATCCAATGTAAATGCACAAATAAAGATATCAGAGAAGAAAAATTGCTTTGCAAAGAGAAGAGTTCTAAGAGGAAAGATTGTTGTGGCTGGAAGAATCGTTCCGAACAGGAAAAATGTACCAAAAAAGATGCTAGAGAAGAATGTCCTATTCAAAAGAGCTACCCGGAAGTTTCAAAAAATGCGAAGAATGCTGTCCAGCCAAAAAAGACAGTTCTATAA
- the LOC117779611 gene encoding casein kinase I, translating to MVMELLGPSLEDLFQYCSRSFSLKTVLLLAMQMIDRIEHVHNKEYLHRDIKPDNFAMGSSARDNQVYIIDFGLADRYIIGLERVHIPFKTGNSMTGTARYSSANALRGVELSRRDDLISLGYILIYFLRGQLPWQGLIGPGRIEKVIEMKQSIKPEELCKDCPNEFAEYLSYCLILKFKMKPDYETLRRSLSDLFTRMKYVNDNIYDWNKINTDKKEKSPDDK from the coding sequence ATGGTCATGGAGCTGTTGGGACCATCTCTGGAGGATCTGTTCCAGTACTGTTCTCGCAGCTTCTCCTTGAAGACGGTATTGTTGCTGGCAATGCAGATGATCGATCGAATTGAACACGTTCATAACAAGGAGTATCTTCATCGCGATATTAAGCCGGATAACTTTGCAATGGGATCATCGGCGAGGGACAATCAAGTGTATATTATTGACTTTGGTCTGGCCGATAGATACATTATTGGCCTTGAGAGAGTGCATATACCCTTTAAAACTGGCAATAGCATGACGGGCACTGCACGCTATAGCTCGGCCAATGCTCTTCGGGGTGTTGAGCTATCACGTCGAGATGATTTGATATCTCTAGGATATATCCTGATATATTTTCTACGGGGCCAGTTGCCTTGGCAGGGTCTAATTGGACCCGGGAGAATCGAAAAAGTCATCGAGATGAAGCAATCAATTAAACCGGAAGAACTTTGCAAGGATTGTCCCAATGAATTTGCCGAATATCTCAGCTACTGTCTcatcttgaaatttaaaatgaagcCGGACTATGAGACCTTGAGACGCAGCTTGAGCGATTTATTCACGCGTATGAAATATGTCAATGACAACATCTATGACTGGAATAAGATCAACACCGATAAAAAGGAGAAATCCCCCGATGATAAATAG